Proteins encoded in a region of the Maniola jurtina chromosome 12, ilManJurt1.1, whole genome shotgun sequence genome:
- the LOC123870470 gene encoding uncharacterized protein LOC123870470: MLIGADLLGDIFLGGEIIRPEGLPWAMNTIFGYILQGACQVTRESKSSVQVYFANTDAILEKFWEVEEVPVKMKDPKEEPCEVHFEQTHQRDATGRYALRLPFLADHPELGDSQNQARRRFHALEKRLQANPGLSSKYVDFMREYQQLGHMVPFSGDLEASHYVIPHHGIFKAGSEKIRVVFDASCPTSTGVSLNDCLHAGPKLQHDVMQVICRFRLHKIAFSTDIRMMYRMIEIQREDQRYQLIFWRESPKLPLQLFALTTVTYGMKCSPYLAIRTLRQLAEDESRAPKGESDQGEMDASGLAEAARVLQTSVYMDDILSGAPTLAEAQRLKKDIIHLLSLGGFELRKWMSNDEHLLEDIPSDHREKPHLFDTDGPGYVKILGIQWNPVADIFTYHTNLDPDAVWTKRAILSVLARMFDPMGWITPVILQGKLLLQQIWLLKLTWDECPPPEIIKEWTHIFNNLPAIENLRINRFVLADEVVHCSLHGFSDASEKAFGAAVYIRTVTTSGQVRIFLMMAKSKVAPIKSKLTIPKLELSAAGLAVKLLTYVLDSINDKVVVHDIFGWSDSTIALSWLKYPPHRLQTFEGNRVTQINNSGLDIKWRYVPSEGNPADVASRGCKGHELRSHDLWWGPPWLLSDEGDWPVNLVDPVDTLPGLRRGGNVTVSAVAVSDTSLMAKYSSLSTLIAVTAYCIRFASNCKNPTSRITGPLTVIERKQALERLVRLVQADAFSKDIEAISNKRMCSTGLRRLNPFIDESGLLRVGGRLERSSLPFEAKHPVILPKSHVLTSLIIVHHHERCCHVGATALQAILQKQFWVISARQAIRSQLFKCVKCFRTKAKPDEPFMSDLPADRINATGLFHTVQTDFAGPFAIKSSRLRKAKVLKEYLCVFVCSATKAVHLEVVGDLSTEGFLAAFSRFSARRGLPFRIRSDGGGNYVGSSRHLDEVQRFLRAQEVQDNLTHQAGQLGVIWQFNPPASSHFGGLFESAVKSAKTLLKRVVGDQTLTHEEFVTLVVRIEAVLNSRPLCPLSQDPDQLEALTPAHFIIGRSLLAVPEYDWHHIPDSRLNRYQLVTAMSQRFWLKWSEQYLHTLQMRNKWTATTDPPTVGELVLIKEENLPPLKWRLARINELLPGRDGVVRVVKLLTSTGSLVRPVVKLCRLPLN; the protein is encoded by the coding sequence AGCCATGTGAAGTTCACTTTGAACAGACCCACCAGCGGGATGCAACAGGACGATACGCACTGCGGCTACCGTTTCTAGCGGATCATCCTGAGTTGGGGGACTCTCAAAACCAAGCACGTAGACGGTTTCACGCTTTGGAGAAGCGGCTCCAGGCGAATCCGGGGTTAAGCAGCAAATACGTGGACTTCATGCGGGAGTACCAGCAGTTGGGGCACATGGTTCCTTTCAGTGGAGATCTTGAAGCATCTCATTATGTAATTCCTCATCATGGGATATTTAAAGCGGGATCGGAGAAAATTCGAGTGGTGTTTGACGCCAGCTGTCCTACATCAACGGGGGTTTCTCTGAACGATTGCCTTCATGCTGGTCCTAAATTACAGCATGACGTTATGCAGGTTATCTGTCGGTTTCGGCTCCACAAAATTGCGTTTTCTACGGACATCCGGATGATGTACCGTATGATTGAGATTCAACGGGAAGATCAAAGGTATCAGTTAATATTTTGGCGGGAATCACCGAAGCTACCTTTGCAATTGTTTGCCTTAACAACGGTTACTTATGGTATGAAATGTAGTCCGTATCTAGCTATAAGGACTCTACGCCAGCTCGCGGAGGATGAGTCACGTGCGCCTAAAGGCGAGTCTGACCAAGGCGAGATGGATGCTTCCGGATTAGCAGAGGCAGCTCGGGTGCTTCAAACATCCGTGTATATGGATGATATTCTAAGTGGAGCTCCTACTTTAGCCgaagctcaacggttaaagaagGACATAATTCACCTGCTGTCCTTGGGCGGATTTGAACTGCGCAAATGGATGTCAAACGACGAACACCTCTTGGAGGATATTCCCTCAGATCATCGAGAGAAGCCCCACTTATTTGACACGGACGGTCCTGGTTATGTGAAAATCCTAGGAATTCAATGGAATCCGGTTGCGGATATCTTTACTTACCACACGAATCTGGATCCAGACGCGGTTTGGACAAAAAGAGCCATTTTGTCCGTCCTCGCTCGTATGTTTGACCCCATGGGTTGGATAACCCCTGTGATTTTACAAGGGAAACTGTTGTTACAGCAGATTTGGCTGCTGAAGTTAACCTGGGATGAATGTCCACCGCCAGAAATTATCAAGGAATGGACTCACATATTTAATAACCTCCCCGCCATAGAAAACCTTAGGATAAATCGGTTTGTATTAGCTGACGAGGTCGTTCATTGCTCGTTACATGGATTCTCGGACGCCTCGGAAAAGGCTTTTGGCGCCGCAGTTTATATTCGTACTGTGACTACGAGTGGTCAGGTTCGAATCTTTTTAATGATGGCTAAATCTAAGGTCGCTCCGATAAAGAGTAAACTAACCATACCTAAGTTGGAACTATCGGCGGCAGGGTTAGCAGTCAAATTGCTAACATACGTCTTAGATTCTATTAACGATAAAGTTGTCGTGCATGACATTTTTGGTTGGTCGGATAGCACGATAGCTCTTTCATGGTTGAAATATCCACCTCATCGGCTTCAAACGTTTGAAGGAAACCGAGTGACCCAAATCAACAATAGTGGTTTGGATATTAAATGGAGATACGTGCCCTCGGAGGGGAACCCGGCAGATGTTGCCAGCCGAGGCTGTAAGGGGCACGAACTTCGGTCTCATGACCTGTGGTGGGGTCCACCGTGGCTGTTGTCGGACGAAGGTGATTGGCCGGTTAATCTGGTGGATCCGGTTGACACATTGCCCGGTTTGCGGAGGGGCGGTAACGTCACTGTGTCGGCGGTTGCCGTATCGGATACATCTCTCATGGCCAAGTACAGCTCTTTGTCCACGTTAATAGCGGTGACCGCGTATTGCATTCGGTTTGCGTCGAACTGTAAAAACCCGACTAGCCGAATCACGGGTCCCTTAACAGTGATAGAACGTAAACAAGCTTTAGAACGGCTTGTTCGGTTAGTCCAGGCAGACGCCTTTTCCAAGGATATTGAAGCAATTTCTAACAAACGAATGTGTTCCACGGGCTTAAGAAGATTGAACCCTTTTATTGATGAGTCAGGACTACTTCGGGTGGGAGGTCGACTTGAACGATCTAGTTTACCTTTCGAGGCTAAACATCCGGTGATTTTGCCCAAGTCTCATGTCCTAACATCCTTGATAATTGTGCATCATCATGAGCGATGTTGCCATGTGGGAGCAACTGCCCTTCAGGCAAtcctacaaaaacaattttgggTCATTTCCGCTCGGCAGGCTATTCGAAGCCAGTTGTTTAAGTGTGTAAAGTGTTTTAGGACTAAAGCCAAGCCAGACGAGCCTTTTATGTCTGACTTACCAGCTGACCGGATAAATGCCACTGGATTGTTTCATACGGTGCAAACGGATTTTGCGGGTCCGTTCGCAATTAAATCTTCTCGTTTACGAAAAGCCAAGGTCTTAAAAGAGTATTTGTGCGTATTTGTCTGCTCTGCTACAAAGGCCGTACATTTGGAAGTGGTTGGAGATTTATCGACGGAAGGATTTTTAGCGGCTTTCTCCCGGTTTTCGGCGAGGCGCGGTTTACCTTTTCGGATAAGATCAGACGGTGGGGGAAATTACGTTGGAAGCAGCCGTCATTTGGATGAGGTACAGCGGTTCTTGCGGGCTCAGGAAGTGCAAGATAATTTGACCCATCAAGCTGGCCAATTGGGAGTCATTTGGCAGTTCAATCCTCCCGCGTCTTCGCATTTTGGCGGGCTTTTCGAAAGCGCTGTTAAGTCGGCTAAGACCTTACTAAAAAGGGTTGTGGGAGATCAAACCTTAACGCATGAGGAATTTGTAACTTTGGTGGTCAGAATTGAGGCTGTGCTGAACTCCAGGCCTTTATGCCCTTTATCTCAAGATCCGGATCAGTTAGAAGCTTTGACTCCGGCTCATTTTATTATCGGCAGGTCGCTTTTGGCAGTTCCCGAGTATGATTGGCATCATATTCCGGACTCTCGGTTAAACCGCTATCAGTTGGTTACGGCAATGTCCCAGCGGTTTTGGCTTAAGTGGAGTGAGCAGTATCTCCACACCCTTCAAATGCGAAACAAGTGGACCGCCACTACTGACCCTCCTACCGTTGGAGAGTTAGTCTTAATTAAGGAGGAGAATTTGCCGCCACTTAAATGGAGGCTTGCTAGAATTAACGAGCTGCTACCTGGGAGAGATGGGGTAGTTAGGGTGGTAAAATTATTAACGTCCACTGGTTCTTTGGTCCGACCTGTTGTCAAACTGTGTCGGCTTCCTTTAAATTAG